A stretch of DNA from Aliarcobacter thereius LMG 24486:
CAATTTGATCAAATTCATTTAAAAATCTATAAGCATATACATGATGAACAGCTTTTGGGTGTTCAGCTTTTAATCTTTGCATTGTTTTGTCAAAATCTTTATATGGTACTAAAAAAGCTAAAAATTTTGATTTTTTTTCATCTAGTGTTGCTGTAAACTCTTTTTGAACAAATTTCAATTATAATTCTCCTTATGAGATTAGATTTATACCTTACAAAACATTTTAATATTCAAAGTAGAAATAAAGCACTTGAACTAATAAAGTCAAATAAAGTAAAAATTGATGACAAAATTGTATCAAAAGCTTCATTTCTAGTTGATGAAAGTATGAAAATTGAACTTTTAGAAGAAGATTTTTATGTAAGTAGAGCTGCTTATAAACTAAAATATTTTTTAGAAGATTTAAAAGATGATAAATTTGATTTAAAAGATAAAGTAGCTTTAGATATAGGAAGTAGCACAGGTGGATTTACACAAATTTTATTAGAAAATAATATAAAAAAGGTTTTTTGTGTAGATGTTGGAAGTAATCAACTTCACGAAAGAGTGAAAAAAAGTGAAAAAATAGAATTTTTTGAAAATTGTGACATTAGAGATTTTAAAAGTGAAATATATTTTGATATTGTGACTTGTGATGTCTCTTTTATATCAATTTTAAATATAATTGATGCTATAAATAGCCTAAAATTTCAAAAAATAATAATTCTTTTTAAACCACAATTTGAAGTTGGAACAGGTGTTAAAAGAGATAAAAAAGGTGTTGTAAAAGATGAAAAAGCCAAAAAACTTGCAAGAGATAGATTTTTGGCAAAAACTTTAGAACTAAATTGGATATTAGAGAAAAACAGTATTAGCAAACTTGAAGGAAAAGATGGAAACAGTGAAGAGTTTTTCTACTTTTGTAGAAAATAAAATTGATAAAAATAGTATAAAATCAATAGCTATTGGTGGTTTTGATGGAATGCATTTAGCTCATCAAAAACTTTTTTCAAATTTAGATGAAAATGGAGCAATAATTTGTATTGAAACAGGTCATGCATCTTTAACTCCAAAATTTTATAGACAAGAGTATTCAAAATATCCAATATTTTTTTATGATTTAGATAAAATAAAAGGCTTAGATGGAGTTGAGTTTATAAATCTTCTTAAGTTTGAATTTCCTAATTTAGAAAAAATTGTTGTAGGTTTTGATTTTGCTTTTGGTAAAGATAGATCTTGCAACACTAATGATTTAAAAAATCATTTTAAAGGCAATGTTGTTATTATTGATGAAGTTTGTTTAGATGATTCTGCTATTCATTCAAGATATATTCGAGAGTTTTTATTAAGTGGCAATATAAAATTGGCAAACAAATTTCTTGGAAAAAATTATAAAATATATGGAAAGCATATAAAAGGTCAGGGTTTAGGTAAAAAAGAGTTCGTAGCAACTATAAATCTTGAAGTAATTGATTTTTTACTTCCTAAAAGTGGAGTTTATATCACAAAAACAAGTTTTGATAATAAAACTTATCCATCTGTGAGTTTTTTAGGACATAGAAATAGTACAGATAATGTTTTTGCTATAGAAACTCATATTTTGGATGAAGATATAGAAGTAATTGTTGAAAATGTAGCAATAGAATTTATAGAAAAGATAAGAGATAATAAAAAATTTAACTCTTTTTTAGAGTTAAAAGATGAAATAATTTGTGATGTAAACTTTGCAAAAAAATATTTTTATGAAAAGTTGGATAAAATAAAGAATGACTGATAAAGTATTTAATAAAAAAATAAAAAAACAATTTGAGTTTGATGAAGAAGTTGCAAGTGTTTTTGATGATATGTTAGAAAGATCAATCCCTTATTACAAAGAGATGCAAAGGCTAAGTATTGCTTTGGCTAATAATTTTCTAAAAGATGATGCAAAGATTGTGGATTTAGGTTGTTCAACTGCTTCAACTTTAATAGAACTTGCAAAATCTAGTAAAGAGATAAATAATCTAAATCTTTTTGGAGTTGATAGTTCTGAAGCTATGCTTGATTTTGCTTCAAAAAAAGCAAATGCATATGGAGTTGAAATAAATTTTATTTGTGATGATATTTTTAATGTAGATTTTTCAAACTCAAATGTAATTTTTGCAAATTATACTTTGCAGTTTATAAGACCACTTTTAAGAGAAAAACTTATATCAAAGATTTTTGATAGTTTAGAAAAAGGTGGAGTTTTTATATTTTGTGAAAAAATTTTAGCAGAATCAAATTTGCTAAATAAACAACTAATAGATGAGTATTATAATTATAAAAAAAACCAAGGTTATAGTGAGTTTGAGATATCTCAAAAAAGAGAAGCTTTGGAAAATGTTTTAATTCCATATACTCAAAAAGAGAATGAAAAAATGATAAAAGAAGCTGGTTTTTCTCATTGTGAAATGGTTTTCAAATGGGTAAACTTTGCTTTGTTTATAGCTATTAAATAAAGGATTAAATT
This window harbors:
- a CDS encoding bifunctional riboflavin kinase/FAD synthetase gives rise to the protein METVKSFSTFVENKIDKNSIKSIAIGGFDGMHLAHQKLFSNLDENGAIICIETGHASLTPKFYRQEYSKYPIFFYDLDKIKGLDGVEFINLLKFEFPNLEKIVVGFDFAFGKDRSCNTNDLKNHFKGNVVIIDEVCLDDSAIHSRYIREFLLSGNIKLANKFLGKNYKIYGKHIKGQGLGKKEFVATINLEVIDFLLPKSGVYITKTSFDNKTYPSVSFLGHRNSTDNVFAIETHILDEDIEVIVENVAIEFIEKIRDNKKFNSFLELKDEIICDVNFAKKYFYEKLDKIKND
- the tlyA gene encoding 23S rRNA (cytidine-2'-O)-methyltransferase TlyA gives rise to the protein MRLDLYLTKHFNIQSRNKALELIKSNKVKIDDKIVSKASFLVDESMKIELLEEDFYVSRAAYKLKYFLEDLKDDKFDLKDKVALDIGSSTGGFTQILLENNIKKVFCVDVGSNQLHERVKKSEKIEFFENCDIRDFKSEIYFDIVTCDVSFISILNIIDAINSLKFQKIIILFKPQFEVGTGVKRDKKGVVKDEKAKKLARDRFLAKTLELNWILEKNSISKLEGKDGNSEEFFYFCRK
- the cmoA gene encoding carboxy-S-adenosyl-L-methionine synthase CmoA, whose translation is MTDKVFNKKIKKQFEFDEEVASVFDDMLERSIPYYKEMQRLSIALANNFLKDDAKIVDLGCSTASTLIELAKSSKEINNLNLFGVDSSEAMLDFASKKANAYGVEINFICDDIFNVDFSNSNVIFANYTLQFIRPLLREKLISKIFDSLEKGGVFIFCEKILAESNLLNKQLIDEYYNYKKNQGYSEFEISQKREALENVLIPYTQKENEKMIKEAGFSHCEMVFKWVNFALFIAIK